A genomic segment from Flavobacterium sp. 9R encodes:
- the dinB gene encoding DNA polymerase IV, with amino-acid sequence MDTSNFQRKIIHIDMDAFYASVEQMDNPLLKGKPIAVGGNENRGVVSAASYEARKFGVRSALSGVLAKKYCPDLIFVRPRFDRYKEISKQIQKIFYEYTDLVEPLSLDEAYLDVTHNKKGNPSATLLAKEIRARILSEVGLTASAGISVNKFIAKVASDYNKPNGQKTVSGDEIVPFLENLPIQKFYGVGKVTADKMFQLGIFSGLDLKNKSLEYLENQFGKSGSYYYNVVRGIHNSLVQPKRITKSVAAEHTFDVNLSSEIFMLEQLESISAQVEKRLLKHSISGKTITLKIKYSDFSQQTRSKTMPYFISDKSLIFEIVKELLYQERLKDSVRLLGIALSNLNTDQKKTVVIQLQFDF; translated from the coding sequence ATGGATACTAGCAATTTTCAACGAAAAATTATTCACATTGATATGGATGCTTTTTATGCATCTGTAGAGCAAATGGATAATCCTTTATTGAAAGGTAAGCCTATTGCTGTTGGAGGTAACGAAAATAGAGGTGTTGTGTCTGCGGCTAGTTACGAAGCAAGGAAGTTTGGAGTTCGAAGCGCTTTGAGTGGTGTGTTAGCCAAAAAGTATTGTCCCGATTTGATTTTTGTGCGACCACGATTTGATCGTTATAAAGAGATTTCAAAACAAATTCAAAAAATATTTTATGAATATACAGACCTTGTTGAGCCACTTTCCTTGGATGAAGCTTATTTAGATGTTACCCATAATAAAAAAGGGAATCCAAGTGCTACTTTATTGGCTAAAGAAATTAGAGCACGGATTTTGTCTGAAGTTGGTCTCACTGCTTCTGCAGGGATTTCTGTAAACAAGTTTATCGCAAAAGTAGCCAGTGATTACAACAAACCTAATGGTCAAAAGACGGTAAGTGGCGATGAAATTGTTCCTTTTTTAGAAAATCTACCCATTCAAAAATTTTATGGTGTTGGTAAAGTTACAGCTGACAAAATGTTTCAATTGGGTATTTTTTCTGGATTAGATTTAAAGAATAAATCTTTGGAATATTTAGAAAACCAGTTTGGCAAGTCAGGAAGTTATTATTACAATGTAGTAAGAGGTATTCATAATAGCCTTGTTCAACCAAAACGCATAACAAAATCTGTAGCAGCTGAACACACTTTTGATGTTAATTTGTCTTCTGAAATTTTTATGCTCGAACAATTAGAGTCCATTTCAGCTCAAGTTGAAAAGAGATTGCTAAAACATTCCATTTCAGGGAAAACCATTACTTTGAAAATAAAGTATAGCGATTTTTCTCAGCAAACTAGGAGTAAAACAATGCCTTATTTTATTTCTGATAAGAGCTTGATTTTTGAAATAGTTAAAGAATTATTGTATCAAGAGCGGCTTAAAGATTCAGTTCGTTTACTTGGAATTGCTCTGAGTAATTTAAATACAGATCAAAAGAAAACAGTAGTGATACAGCTACAATTTGATTTTTGA
- a CDS encoding PAS domain-containing protein, translating into MVWINDYENAKAKYFGTLCVKTTSLVSMSFHKEFLGNVMKSFDDYNRLNYILSSSTSQMDEISLRDFLLEDVVILTDSNLKIVFASNNLSRMNGYLEKEVLGKSPKIFQGLKTNAVTSREIREKINQELPFEKKVINYKKNGKTYDCLIKGYPIKSKKGKLTHFIAFEKAL; encoded by the coding sequence ATGGTCTGGATAAATGATTATGAAAATGCTAAGGCTAAGTACTTTGGTACTTTGTGTGTAAAAACGACTTCGTTGGTTTCGATGAGTTTTCACAAAGAATTTTTAGGAAATGTGATGAAGTCCTTTGATGACTATAATCGATTGAATTATATTTTATCTAGTAGTACATCTCAAATGGATGAGATAAGTTTAAGGGATTTTCTATTAGAAGATGTAGTGATTTTAACTGATAGTAATTTAAAAATTGTTTTTGCTTCTAATAATTTATCTAGAATGAATGGTTATTTAGAAAAGGAAGTGCTAGGTAAAAGTCCTAAAATCTTTCAAGGCTTAAAAACAAACGCGGTTACTTCTAGAGAAATTCGTGAAAAAATTAATCAAGAATTACCTTTTGAAAAAAAAGTCATTAACTATAAAAAAAATGGTAAAACTTATGATTGTCTAATTAAAGGTTATCCCATAAAAAGCAAAAAAGGGAAGCTAACACATTTTATAGCTTTCGAAAAAGCATTATAA
- a CDS encoding Bax inhibitor-1/YccA family protein — translation MAFNNSNNPFLNNKTFKNQGNSNEVHEATIIDFASEMTLSGTINKSMVLFLLLTAAASITWWMAFNGMNPILPAIGGAIIGLILVVIAAFKPQLSPYLAPGYAVFEGLFIGAISAIFEAKYPGIVLQAVGATFVTFLVCFGLYKYKIVKVTEQFKSVVIAATLAIATYYLISWIFSMFTSYTPVHYDNSLMSIGISAFVIIIAALNLFLDFDRIEQGVNQRMPKYMEWYGAMGLIITLVWLYIEFLRLLSKLSSKD, via the coding sequence ATGGCTTTCAATAATTCGAATAACCCGTTTTTAAACAACAAAACATTTAAAAATCAAGGAAACTCAAACGAAGTACACGAGGCAACAATTATTGACTTTGCTTCCGAGATGACCTTATCAGGAACCATAAACAAAAGTATGGTCTTATTTTTACTTCTAACTGCTGCAGCATCTATCACTTGGTGGATGGCTTTTAATGGAATGAACCCAATTCTACCAGCAATTGGTGGCGCAATAATTGGACTTATACTAGTAGTGATTGCGGCTTTCAAACCACAACTTTCTCCTTATCTTGCTCCAGGCTACGCCGTTTTTGAAGGATTATTTATTGGAGCAATCTCAGCCATTTTCGAAGCTAAATACCCTGGAATTGTTTTACAAGCAGTAGGTGCAACTTTTGTTACTTTTTTGGTTTGTTTTGGTCTATACAAATACAAAATTGTCAAAGTAACTGAACAATTTAAATCAGTTGTAATAGCTGCTACATTAGCGATAGCAACTTACTACTTAATTTCTTGGATTTTTTCAATGTTTACAAGCTATACACCTGTACATTATGACAACTCATTAATGAGTATTGGTATAAGTGCTTTTGTTATTATCATTGCCGCGTTGAATTTGTTTTTAGACTTTGACAGAATCGAACAAGGAGTAAATCAAAGAATGCCAAAATACATGGAATGGTACGGAGCTATGGGCTTAATCATAACCCTAGTATGGCTTTATATTGAATTTTTACGATTGTTATCAAAACTATCTAGCAAAGACTAA
- the pyk gene encoding pyruvate kinase, with protein MLTNKKTKIVATLGPACSTREIIKDMIEAGVNVFRVNFSHADYEDVKNKISIIRGLNEEFGYTTAILGDLQGPKLRVGVMEDGAFVNEGDLITFTTAEDIIGTSKKVFMKYQNFPNDVNPGERILLDDGKLIFEIVETDKKTEVLAKVIQGGELKSKKGVNLPNTKISLPAMTEKDIADAKFAIEQQLDWIALSFVKTPRDLQDLQELIAEHSEFKIPIIAKIEMPEALENMDKIVAFCDALMVARGDLGVELPAHEVPLVQKELIRRAKTARIPVIVATQMMETMITSLTPTRAEVNDVANSVMDGADAVMLSGETATGNYPVQVIQKMTQILEAVEDSPLINVPQNTPQVKTNRYITKTVCHHAAMMANSINAKAICTLTNSGYTAFQISAWRPNAHILVFTSNRRILTQLNLLWGVKSFMYTKDVSTDDTVTDVNEIVKEKGFVKKGDFLINLAAMPIKDKGMVNTLRVSEIA; from the coding sequence ATGCTTACAAACAAAAAAACGAAAATTGTAGCCACTTTAGGGCCTGCATGTAGCACAAGAGAAATCATTAAAGACATGATTGAAGCAGGAGTTAATGTGTTTAGAGTAAATTTTTCGCATGCCGATTACGAGGATGTAAAAAATAAAATCAGCATCATTCGAGGTTTAAATGAAGAATTTGGATACACAACTGCAATATTAGGCGATTTACAGGGCCCAAAACTACGAGTTGGTGTGATGGAAGACGGAGCATTTGTTAATGAAGGAGACCTTATTACTTTCACAACAGCCGAAGACATTATTGGAACTTCTAAGAAGGTATTTATGAAATACCAAAACTTTCCAAACGATGTAAATCCTGGAGAAAGAATACTTTTAGACGATGGAAAGCTTATTTTCGAAATTGTTGAAACAGATAAAAAAACCGAAGTACTAGCAAAAGTAATTCAAGGTGGAGAATTAAAATCTAAAAAAGGAGTTAACCTTCCAAATACGAAAATCTCTCTTCCGGCTATGACTGAAAAAGATATTGCAGATGCAAAATTCGCAATAGAACAACAATTAGATTGGATTGCACTTTCATTCGTAAAAACTCCAAGAGATTTACAAGATTTACAAGAATTAATCGCAGAGCATTCTGAATTCAAAATTCCAATTATTGCCAAAATCGAAATGCCAGAAGCACTAGAAAATATGGACAAAATTGTAGCTTTTTGTGATGCTCTAATGGTAGCCCGTGGAGATTTAGGAGTTGAACTTCCTGCTCACGAAGTACCATTGGTTCAAAAAGAATTAATCAGAAGAGCCAAAACAGCGAGAATCCCTGTAATCGTTGCTACTCAAATGATGGAAACAATGATTACAAGCTTAACTCCAACTCGTGCAGAGGTGAATGACGTTGCGAATTCTGTAATGGATGGTGCCGATGCAGTAATGCTTTCTGGAGAGACAGCAACAGGTAACTACCCGGTTCAAGTTATTCAGAAAATGACACAAATATTAGAAGCAGTTGAAGATTCGCCGCTAATTAATGTTCCTCAAAATACACCACAAGTAAAAACCAATCGTTATATCACCAAAACAGTGTGTCACCATGCTGCAATGATGGCCAATTCTATTAATGCAAAAGCGATTTGTACATTGACTAATAGTGGTTACACTGCGTTCCAAATTTCAGCTTGGAGACCGAATGCGCATATCTTGGTGTTTACTTCAAACAGACGTATCCTTACACAACTTAATCTATTGTGGGGAGTTAAATCTTTTATGTACACCAAAGATGTTAGTACAGACGACACTGTAACTGATGTAAACGAGATTGTAAAAGAGAAAGGTTTTGTGAAAAAAGGAGATTTCCTAATCAATTTAGCCGCAATGCCAATCAAAGATAAAGGAATGGTAAATACCTTGAGAGTTTCTGAAATAGCATAA
- a CDS encoding IPExxxVDY family protein, with translation MAVHKVSLNEFEEVEYAIIAIHTTVEDYRLAYFINKALNINLVKSPKDILIHIKEGESFFSRYSYYDCKKDSTWHLIQNKNEITQNNAQLKSNLFFDQNIEIAAQVYLIPEMKKTDYFLKIETCQSNFNSIKTVAALNTIEIINMVYSVKTETIKSKNNLIF, from the coding sequence ATGGCAGTTCATAAAGTAAGTCTAAACGAGTTTGAGGAAGTTGAGTATGCTATCATAGCCATACATACCACTGTAGAAGATTATCGTTTGGCCTATTTTATCAATAAGGCCTTAAACATTAATCTTGTTAAGAGCCCAAAAGACATTTTGATCCACATAAAAGAGGGCGAATCTTTTTTTTCGAGATACTCTTATTATGATTGTAAAAAAGATAGTACTTGGCATCTGATTCAAAATAAAAATGAAATAACTCAGAATAATGCCCAGTTAAAATCCAATTTATTTTTTGATCAAAATATAGAAATAGCAGCTCAAGTATATTTAATACCTGAAATGAAAAAAACAGACTATTTCTTGAAGATTGAAACTTGCCAGAGTAATTTTAATAGTATAAAAACTGTAGCTGCTTTAAACACTATTGAAATCATAAATATGGTTTATAGTGTAAAAACAGAAACAATAAAATCGAAAAACAATTTAATTTTTTAA
- the rnc gene encoding ribonuclease III codes for MNIIRKIFSKSRSLEDGIFFNSLEKILGFPPNELEPYRKAFTHRSSNKLDKQGNPMNYERLEFLGDAMLGSVIAGYLFNKAPYGDEGYLTKMRSKIVSREHLNELGKDLKLIQFIESKVPVQHFGDNIHGNIFESLIGAIYLDKGYEFCEKFINSRVIIPYVDISRLEGKVISYKSLVIEWCQKEKKMFFFDIFEDNGIDGQRLFGVRLSIDDKVIAKARATSKKKAEEKAAQRAYFAFQEKINKK; via the coding sequence ATGAATATAATTAGAAAAATATTTTCAAAATCCCGTTCTCTTGAAGACGGGATTTTTTTTAATTCACTCGAAAAAATATTAGGCTTTCCCCCAAATGAATTAGAGCCTTACCGAAAAGCATTTACCCATCGGTCATCAAATAAGCTTGACAAACAAGGAAATCCAATGAATTATGAACGATTGGAATTTTTGGGCGACGCTATGTTGGGATCTGTTATTGCTGGATACTTATTCAACAAAGCCCCATATGGCGACGAAGGATATCTAACCAAAATGAGATCAAAAATTGTTAGTAGAGAACACCTCAATGAACTCGGGAAAGATTTAAAATTAATTCAATTCATCGAAAGTAAAGTACCGGTTCAACATTTTGGTGACAACATACATGGAAATATATTTGAATCATTGATTGGCGCCATTTATCTCGACAAAGGATATGAGTTTTGCGAAAAATTTATTAATTCACGCGTTATCATTCCTTACGTTGACATTAGCAGACTTGAAGGAAAAGTTATCAGTTACAAGAGTTTAGTTATTGAGTGGTGTCAAAAAGAAAAGAAAATGTTCTTTTTCGATATTTTTGAAGATAATGGTATAGATGGACAACGTCTATTTGGAGTTCGATTAAGCATAGATGACAAAGTAATTGCCAAAGCAAGAGCTACTTCCAAAAAGAAAGCAGAAGAGAAAGCAGCTCAACGAGCCTACTTTGCATTTCAAGAAAAAATAAATAAGAAATAA
- the fabF gene encoding beta-ketoacyl-ACP synthase II, with protein sequence MKLRRVVVTGLGALTPIGNTIEEYWNGLINGVSGAAPITYFDASKFRTHFACELKNFNVEDFIDRKEARKMDRYAQYAMVSTEEAVKDAGFDLEKIDKDRVGVIWGSGIGGLETFQIEMLNFAAGDGAPKFNPFFIPKMISDIACGHISIKYGFRGPNFATVSACASSTNAIIDAFNYIRLGHADAMVTGGSEAAVTIAGMGGFNAMHALSTRNDDPKTASRPMDAGREGFVLGEGAGALILEEYEHAVARGAKIYCEVGGGGMSADAYHITAPHPEGLGAKNVMLNCLRDAGLQPTDVDGVNMHGTSTPLGDVAESKAIQHVFGEHAYTMNLNSTKSMTGHLLGAAGAIETISSILSLKHGIVPPTINHSTQDENIDAKLNFTFNVAQKRDMKVVMSNTFGFGGHNACVLVKKLEL encoded by the coding sequence ATGAAATTAAGGCGAGTTGTTGTTACAGGACTAGGAGCATTAACCCCTATTGGAAACACAATTGAAGAATACTGGAATGGCTTGATCAACGGAGTTAGTGGAGCAGCACCAATTACTTATTTTGATGCTTCAAAATTTAGAACTCATTTTGCATGCGAGTTAAAAAACTTCAATGTAGAAGATTTTATAGACCGCAAAGAAGCTAGAAAAATGGATCGTTACGCACAATACGCCATGGTTTCTACCGAAGAAGCAGTTAAAGACGCTGGTTTTGACCTTGAAAAAATAGACAAAGACCGCGTTGGTGTTATCTGGGGTTCTGGAATTGGTGGTTTAGAAACATTTCAAATTGAAATGCTAAATTTTGCAGCTGGTGACGGTGCTCCAAAATTCAATCCGTTCTTCATTCCAAAAATGATTTCTGATATTGCTTGTGGACATATTTCAATTAAATACGGATTCAGAGGACCAAATTTCGCAACCGTATCAGCTTGTGCTTCTTCAACAAATGCAATCATTGACGCTTTTAACTATATCCGTTTAGGACACGCAGACGCAATGGTGACTGGAGGTTCTGAAGCTGCTGTTACAATTGCAGGTATGGGTGGATTCAATGCAATGCATGCTCTATCTACAAGAAACGATGACCCAAAAACCGCTTCTAGACCAATGGATGCAGGACGTGAAGGTTTTGTACTTGGCGAAGGAGCTGGAGCACTAATCCTAGAAGAATATGAGCACGCTGTAGCTCGTGGAGCAAAAATTTATTGCGAAGTAGGTGGTGGCGGAATGTCTGCAGATGCCTACCACATAACAGCTCCACACCCTGAAGGATTAGGAGCCAAAAATGTGATGCTTAATTGCTTGAGAGATGCCGGATTACAACCAACAGATGTTGACGGTGTAAACATGCACGGAACTTCAACACCTCTTGGAGATGTTGCAGAATCAAAAGCTATTCAACATGTATTTGGAGAACATGCATACACAATGAATTTAAATTCAACAAAATCCATGACTGGTCACCTACTTGGTGCTGCGGGTGCAATAGAAACAATTTCTTCTATTTTATCCCTAAAACATGGAATAGTTCCTCCAACCATTAACCACTCTACTCAAGACGAAAACATAGATGCGAAATTAAACTTCACATTCAATGTAGCTCAAAAAAGAGATATGAAAGTAGTAATGAGTAACACCTTTGGTTTTGGCGGACATAATGCATGTGTATTAGTTAAAAAATTAGAGCTATAA
- a CDS encoding acyl carrier protein, translating to MSDIASRVKAIIVDKLGVDENEVVTEASFTNDLGADSLDTVELIMEFEKEFDIQIPDDQAENIATVGQAISYIEEAKK from the coding sequence ATGTCAGACATTGCATCAAGAGTAAAAGCGATTATCGTAGACAAATTAGGTGTTGACGAAAACGAAGTTGTAACAGAAGCTAGCTTCACAAACGATTTAGGAGCTGATTCATTAGACACTGTTGAGCTTATTATGGAATTCGAAAAAGAATTCGATATTCAAATTCCAGATGATCAAGCAGAAAACATTGCTACTGTAGGTCAAGCTATCTCTTACATCGAGGAAGCAAAAAAATAA
- the purN gene encoding phosphoribosylglycinamide formyltransferase, whose amino-acid sequence MKKIVVFASGSGTNAENIIKYFLNTSKAKVVSVFTNNPSAKVIERASKYTIPTQIFSKQELNEGFLLQKINLLEPDLIVLAGFLLKVPQNLIDAYPNKIINIHPALLPKFGGKGMYGMHIHEAVVANKEKETGITIHYVNENYDEGAIIFQKSVAVLEKDTPEIVAEKIHELEQNHFPQVIDTLLND is encoded by the coding sequence ATGAAAAAAATTGTTGTTTTTGCCTCAGGATCGGGTACAAATGCAGAAAATATCATAAAATATTTTTTGAATACATCAAAAGCTAAGGTGGTGAGTGTGTTTACAAATAATCCTTCTGCAAAAGTGATTGAACGTGCTTCAAAGTATACTATTCCAACACAAATTTTTTCAAAGCAAGAACTTAATGAAGGTTTTTTATTACAAAAAATTAATTTACTTGAACCAGATTTGATTGTTTTGGCTGGTTTTTTACTAAAAGTCCCTCAAAATCTAATAGATGCTTATCCCAATAAAATTATAAATATACACCCCGCATTATTGCCAAAGTTTGGTGGAAAAGGGATGTATGGTATGCATATTCACGAAGCTGTGGTTGCTAACAAGGAAAAAGAGACTGGAATCACTATTCATTATGTGAATGAAAATTATGATGAAGGGGCTATTATTTTTCAAAAGAGTGTTGCTGTTTTAGAAAAGGATACTCCAGAAATCGTAGCAGAAAAAATTCATGAATTAGAGCAAAACCATTTTCCTCAGGTTATTGATACTTTGTTAAACGATTAA
- the rnhA gene encoding ribonuclease HI — MEHQVHIYTDGAAKGNPGNGGYGVVMELVGTPHKKEFYEGFRLTTNNRMELLAVIVGLEKLKNPNMKVLVVSDSKYVVDSVEKKWVLGWEKKGFAGRKNADLWKRFLIVYRKHQVDFKWIKGHNNHPQNERCDELAVMASQQKQLSIDSFYENEEK, encoded by the coding sequence ATGGAACATCAAGTTCACATATATACGGATGGAGCAGCCAAAGGAAATCCTGGAAATGGCGGTTACGGCGTGGTAATGGAATTGGTAGGAACACCACATAAAAAAGAATTCTATGAAGGTTTTCGTCTCACTACTAATAATAGGATGGAACTTTTGGCTGTAATTGTTGGCTTGGAAAAGCTCAAAAATCCAAATATGAAAGTCCTTGTAGTTTCAGATTCCAAATATGTTGTGGATTCTGTTGAAAAAAAATGGGTACTAGGCTGGGAGAAAAAAGGCTTTGCAGGAAGAAAAAATGCAGATCTATGGAAACGCTTTCTAATAGTTTATCGCAAACACCAAGTCGATTTTAAATGGATTAAAGGTCATAATAATCATCCTCAAAACGAACGTTGCGATGAATTGGCTGTAATGGCTTCACAACAAAAGCAACTTTCTATCGATTCTTTTTATGAAAACGAAGAGAAATAA
- a CDS encoding PfkB family carbohydrate kinase, with product MNKLLIVGTVAFDAIETPFGKTDKILGGAATYIGLSASFFNLQSAIVSVVGDDFPQEHLDLLTSRNIDISGVEIVKGGKTFFWSGLYHNDLNSRDTLVTELNVLADFQPKVPQNFKDADVVMLGNLHPLVQSSVLDQMETTPKLVVLDTMNFWMDCALPELLDVIKRVDVITINDEEARQLSGEYSLVKAAAKIHTLGPKYVVIKKGEHGALLFHNSEVFFAPALPLEEVYDPTGAGDTFAGGFSGYIAQSENISFENMKNGIIYGSNLASFCVEKFGTERMVSLEETEVNQRLKQFKALTQFDIEL from the coding sequence ATGAATAAATTATTGATTGTTGGAACAGTAGCTTTCGACGCAATTGAAACTCCTTTTGGGAAAACAGATAAAATATTAGGTGGTGCGGCAACATATATTGGTTTGTCAGCTTCTTTTTTCAACTTACAATCTGCTATTGTTTCTGTAGTAGGTGATGATTTTCCTCAAGAGCATTTAGATTTATTGACTTCTAGAAATATTGATATATCTGGAGTTGAAATCGTTAAGGGAGGAAAAACTTTCTTTTGGAGTGGCTTGTATCACAATGATTTGAATTCAAGAGATACATTGGTTACAGAACTTAATGTTTTGGCAGATTTTCAACCAAAAGTGCCTCAAAATTTCAAAGATGCTGATGTCGTTATGCTTGGAAATCTACATCCATTAGTTCAAAGTAGTGTTTTGGATCAAATGGAAACTACTCCAAAATTAGTAGTTTTAGATACTATGAATTTTTGGATGGATTGTGCGCTACCTGAATTGCTAGATGTGATTAAGCGCGTTGATGTAATTACCATAAATGATGAAGAGGCTAGACAACTGTCTGGAGAATATTCATTAGTAAAAGCGGCTGCAAAAATTCATACTCTTGGACCTAAATATGTAGTGATCAAAAAAGGAGAACACGGAGCACTTTTATTCCATAATAGTGAAGTGTTTTTTGCTCCTGCTTTACCTTTAGAGGAAGTTTATGATCCAACGGGTGCGGGTGATACTTTTGCAGGTGGTTTTTCAGGTTACATTGCTCAAAGTGAAAACATTTCATTTGAAAACATGAAAAACGGAATCATTTATGGATCAAACTTGGCTTCTTTCTGTGTTGAGAAGTTTGGAACCGAAAGAATGGTAAGTTTAGAAGAAACGGAAGTGAATCAGCGATTGAAGCAGTTCAAGGCTTTGACGCAATTTGATATCGAACTATAA